The Aurantiacibacter arachoides genome window below encodes:
- a CDS encoding XrtA system polysaccharide deacetylase translates to MNAIPPRRADAFPLGASVVNGLSVDVEDWFQVGAFEDVIERDQWAGLDDRVERNVHAILDLFDAANASATFFTLGWVAERHAPLLRAIADRGHEIASHGWDHERVFRMDRASFAADIERTRKTIEDCCGRRVIGYRAPSFSIDQRTPWAFDELAAQGYLYSSSVAPVAHDHYGWAEAPRFAFNPLPWHDLVELPVTTAEFRGRRLAAGGGGFFRVLPYAFSRWAIRQVNRTEGRPAIFYFHPWEIDPGQPRVSGAPIRSRLRHYTNLGKMAGKLRQLIEEFAWGRIDVIAHHEAARLAAERAVGLPARRA, encoded by the coding sequence GTGAACGCCATCCCTCCCCGGCGCGCGGACGCGTTTCCGCTGGGCGCGAGCGTGGTCAACGGCCTGTCGGTGGATGTCGAGGACTGGTTCCAGGTCGGCGCCTTCGAGGATGTGATCGAGCGCGATCAGTGGGCCGGGCTCGACGACCGGGTGGAGCGCAACGTGCACGCCATCCTCGACCTGTTCGACGCGGCCAACGCCAGCGCCACCTTCTTCACGCTCGGCTGGGTGGCCGAGCGCCACGCCCCGTTGCTGCGCGCCATCGCCGATCGCGGGCACGAGATCGCCAGCCACGGCTGGGATCATGAGCGTGTGTTCCGCATGGACCGCGCCAGCTTTGCAGCGGATATCGAACGCACCCGCAAGACCATCGAGGATTGCTGCGGCCGCCGCGTGATCGGCTATCGCGCACCCAGCTTTTCCATCGACCAGCGCACCCCCTGGGCCTTCGATGAACTGGCGGCGCAGGGCTATCTCTACTCCAGCAGCGTCGCGCCAGTTGCGCACGATCACTACGGCTGGGCCGAGGCACCGCGCTTCGCCTTCAACCCGTTGCCGTGGCATGACCTGGTCGAACTGCCGGTAACGACCGCGGAGTTCCGCGGACGCAGGCTGGCGGCGGGCGGGGGCGGGTTCTTCCGGGTGCTGCCCTACGCCTTCAGCCGCTGGGCCATTCGCCAGGTCAACCGCACCGAGGGGCGACCGGCGATTTTCTATTTCCATCCGTGGGAGATCGACCCGGGCCAGCCGCGCGTGTCCGGCGCGCCGATCCGATCGCGCCTGCGGCACTATACCAACCTCGGCAAGATGGCCGGCAAGCTGCGCCAGTTGATCGAGGAATTTGCGTGGGGCCGCATCGACGTGATCGCCCACCACGAGGCCGCGCGACTGGCGGCGGAAAGGGCCGTTGGACTGCCAGCGAGGAGGGCGTGA
- a CDS encoding FemAB family XrtA/PEP-CTERM system-associated protein yields MNAPFALLRETARAVDFRHPGEAERIERFVVAHGGSVFHRPAWLEAVEHGTGQRARGLVAEKGAEITGWLPLTEVHSPLFGRVLASSGFAVEGGVLAGSQVTALRLCDAAMEMAVRLSCPSAELRGPAAGEAWTVRTDSHCGFVHTLASDDDAQLLAIPRKQRAEVRKGLSADLEVSTGASEADRAAHHAVYAESVRNLGTPVFPRALFDAVLDTLDADILTVWHRGIPVASVLSLYHGGAVMPYWGGGTQAARVLRANDRMYYELMLHARRRGCTRFDFGRSKTGSGAAAFKKNWGFEAEPLAYASWTAPGHALRDADPTSERHQARIALWKRLPLPIANWLGPWIARGLG; encoded by the coding sequence GTGAACGCGCCGTTTGCCTTGCTGCGGGAAACCGCGCGCGCCGTCGATTTTCGCCATCCCGGCGAAGCGGAGCGGATCGAGCGGTTCGTTGTCGCGCACGGCGGATCGGTATTCCATCGCCCTGCCTGGCTGGAAGCCGTGGAACACGGCACAGGGCAGCGCGCGCGCGGACTGGTAGCCGAAAAGGGCGCGGAGATCACCGGCTGGCTGCCGCTCACCGAGGTGCATTCGCCGCTGTTCGGCAGGGTGCTCGCCTCGAGCGGGTTCGCTGTCGAAGGCGGGGTGCTGGCAGGTTCGCAGGTCACCGCGCTGCGGCTTTGCGATGCGGCGATGGAAATGGCGGTGCGATTGTCCTGCCCCTCTGCGGAACTGCGCGGGCCGGCGGCGGGCGAGGCATGGACCGTGCGGACCGACAGCCACTGCGGCTTCGTGCATACGCTCGCCAGCGACGACGACGCGCAGCTTCTGGCCATACCTCGCAAGCAGCGGGCCGAGGTGCGCAAGGGCCTGTCCGCCGATCTGGAGGTGTCGACCGGCGCCTCGGAGGCGGATCGTGCGGCTCACCATGCGGTGTACGCAGAAAGCGTGCGCAATCTGGGCACCCCGGTGTTCCCGCGCGCCCTGTTCGACGCGGTGCTCGACACGCTCGACGCCGACATTCTTACCGTGTGGCACCGTGGCATACCGGTCGCCAGCGTGCTCTCGTTGTATCACGGTGGCGCCGTCATGCCCTATTGGGGCGGCGGCACCCAGGCCGCCCGCGTGCTTCGGGCAAACGACCGGATGTATTACGAATTGATGCTGCACGCCCGGCGGCGCGGCTGCACGCGCTTCGATTTCGGTCGCAGCAAGACCGGCAGCGGCGCGGCGGCTTTCAAGAAGAACTGGGGGTTCGAAGCCGAACCGCTCGCCTACGCCAGCTGGACCGCGCCGGGGCACGCATTGCGAGACGCCGACCCCACCAGCGAGCGCCACCAGGCGCGCATCGCATTGTGGAAACGCCTGCCCTTGCCAATCGCCAATTGGCTGGGACCGTGGATCGCGCGGGGTCTTGGGTGA
- a CDS encoding TIGR03087 family PEP-CTERM/XrtA system glycosyltransferase, translating into MASMNGDILFLAHRLPFPPDRGDKIRSHHVLKALAAIAPVHVGCLAETPEDFDYEAELAAIAASHCMPRRTKPVSLAGMEALVRREPVSLSAFRSPELGRWVEHTLATRHIAAIYVFSGQMGQFVPAGYKGRLVVDLVDVDSAKFEAYALERSGPRGWIDAREARLLRQVEAGLASRAAATLLVSEAEAELLRSRVGREHVIVPLANGIDCVAYDPGIVTPHPELAADGPHFVFTGQMDYAPNVDAVQRFAQNILPHIRKVDPAACFHIVGRAPTADVLRLGEGSGVRVWGAVPDVRPFLAGATMVVAPLTIARGVQNKVLEAMAMARCVIASREAATGIDARHGRDWVVAESDKAFVTTALHLLARPAEREDIARAARAFVLGTLGWQATTADLPALLGYTKAKRDAA; encoded by the coding sequence ATGGCATCGATGAACGGTGACATCCTGTTCCTGGCGCACCGCCTGCCGTTTCCGCCCGATCGCGGGGACAAGATCCGCTCGCACCACGTCCTGAAAGCCCTGGCCGCCATCGCGCCGGTGCATGTCGGCTGTCTTGCCGAGACGCCCGAGGATTTCGATTACGAGGCGGAGCTTGCGGCGATTGCCGCCAGCCATTGCATGCCGCGCCGGACGAAGCCCGTCAGCCTGGCCGGAATGGAGGCGCTGGTGCGGCGCGAGCCGGTGAGCCTTTCGGCGTTCCGCTCGCCCGAACTCGGCCGCTGGGTGGAGCACACGCTGGCGACAAGACACATTGCCGCGATCTACGTCTTTTCCGGCCAGATGGGGCAGTTCGTGCCCGCCGGTTACAAGGGTCGGCTGGTGGTCGATCTGGTTGACGTGGATTCGGCCAAGTTCGAGGCCTACGCGCTGGAGCGCAGCGGTCCGCGCGGGTGGATCGACGCGCGCGAGGCGCGGTTGCTGCGGCAGGTGGAAGCAGGGCTCGCCAGCCGCGCCGCCGCCACCCTGCTGGTCAGCGAGGCAGAGGCGGAACTGCTGCGCAGCCGCGTCGGCCGCGAACACGTGATCGTGCCGCTGGCCAACGGGATCGACTGCGTGGCCTACGATCCCGGCATCGTCACGCCGCATCCCGAGCTTGCCGCCGATGGTCCTCATTTCGTGTTCACCGGGCAGATGGATTACGCCCCCAACGTGGATGCCGTACAGCGGTTTGCGCAAAACATCCTGCCGCATATCCGCAAGGTCGATCCCGCCGCCTGCTTCCATATCGTCGGCCGTGCGCCCACGGCGGACGTTCTCAGGCTGGGTGAGGGCAGCGGCGTGAGGGTTTGGGGAGCCGTGCCGGACGTGCGGCCGTTTCTTGCTGGCGCCACGATGGTCGTCGCCCCGCTTACCATCGCGCGCGGCGTGCAGAACAAGGTGCTGGAGGCGATGGCCATGGCGCGCTGCGTGATCGCCAGCCGCGAGGCCGCGACCGGCATCGATGCGCGGCACGGGCGCGACTGGGTAGTGGCGGAAAGCGACAAGGCCTTTGTCACCACGGCGCTGCACTTGCTCGCCCGCCCGGCAGAGCGCGAGGACATCGCCCGCGCCGCGCGCGCCTTCGTGCTCGGCACCCTAGGCTGGCAGGCGACGACGGCAGACCTGCCGGCGCTGCTGGGATACACGAAAGCGAAGCGGGATGCGGCTTGA
- the xrtA gene encoding exosortase A translates to MRLEALAPTRAPLVDLIAPAWRLPLLRLALAWAALLILFAPDWAAMASQWWDSSTYNHVLVVPAIIAWLVLQRADELAYLSPRAWWPGLVPMAGALFVWLLGDVSSLATASQLGAVAMLPAAVLTLLGPRVAWALAFPLAYSVFLVPVGEEIVPMLQTITAKITIALTEASGVPAHIEGVFIDTPAGLFEVAEACSGVKFLIAMIALGTLVAHVCFRSWTRRAAFMVLAVALPIFANGVRAWGTIYIAQSQGIAFAAGFDHVFYGWIFFALVMAMLMGIAWRFFDRSVEEPFIDGQAIARAPWLAPLERWSATGWTAFAALLALALAFHAWSARAHALEAAIPDEVALPDVPGWDRVATAPAYPWEPRAAGADRRVLASYRDGEGRVVDVLYALYAGQGQGREAGAYGEGALPSGTEWRWHSSTLAADGVAGERLQALGAHRRVAETWYRVGDWTGGSAIRLKLVTMRDNVLLTAEPTAMLILSAEERPGVDPVVAVADFRRATGGLGEWMDRAGSSR, encoded by the coding sequence ATGCGGCTTGAGGCACTGGCGCCGACGCGCGCCCCGCTCGTCGACCTGATCGCGCCTGCCTGGCGATTGCCGCTGCTGCGCCTGGCGCTGGCCTGGGCGGCGCTGCTGATCCTTTTCGCGCCGGACTGGGCGGCGATGGCATCGCAGTGGTGGGACAGTTCCACCTACAACCACGTGCTCGTGGTCCCCGCGATCATCGCCTGGCTGGTGTTGCAGCGGGCGGACGAGCTGGCATACCTGTCCCCGCGCGCCTGGTGGCCGGGCCTGGTGCCGATGGCGGGCGCGCTGTTCGTCTGGCTGCTGGGCGACGTGTCGAGCCTTGCCACCGCCAGCCAGCTCGGCGCGGTTGCCATGCTGCCCGCCGCCGTGCTGACGCTGCTCGGCCCCCGCGTGGCGTGGGCGCTGGCATTCCCGCTCGCCTACAGCGTGTTCCTCGTCCCCGTGGGCGAGGAGATCGTGCCGATGCTGCAAACCATCACCGCCAAGATCACCATCGCGCTGACCGAGGCGAGCGGCGTGCCCGCCCATATCGAGGGCGTATTCATCGACACCCCGGCAGGGCTGTTCGAGGTCGCCGAGGCCTGTTCGGGCGTGAAGTTCCTTATCGCCATGATCGCGCTCGGCACGCTGGTCGCCCATGTCTGCTTCCGATCCTGGACCCGCCGCGCGGCCTTCATGGTGCTCGCTGTGGCGCTGCCGATCTTCGCCAATGGCGTGCGCGCCTGGGGCACCATCTACATCGCCCAGTCGCAAGGCATCGCCTTTGCCGCCGGGTTCGATCACGTATTCTACGGCTGGATATTCTTCGCGCTGGTGATGGCCATGCTGATGGGTATCGCCTGGCGATTTTTCGACAGGTCGGTGGAGGAACCTTTCATCGATGGGCAGGCCATCGCACGAGCGCCATGGCTCGCCCCGCTCGAACGCTGGAGCGCGACGGGCTGGACGGCCTTTGCCGCGCTTCTGGCGCTCGCTCTTGCCTTTCACGCATGGTCGGCCCGCGCCCACGCGCTGGAGGCTGCGATACCCGACGAGGTCGCCTTGCCCGATGTGCCGGGCTGGGACCGTGTCGCCACTGCGCCCGCCTATCCGTGGGAACCGCGCGCGGCCGGGGCGGACCGGCGAGTGCTGGCCAGCTATCGCGATGGCGAGGGGCGGGTGGTCGACGTGCTGTACGCGCTCTACGCCGGGCAGGGCCAAGGGCGTGAGGCCGGTGCCTATGGCGAGGGCGCGCTGCCATCGGGCACAGAATGGCGCTGGCACTCCTCAACCCTTGCGGCAGACGGTGTCGCGGGCGAGCGCCTGCAGGCCCTGGGCGCGCATCGGCGCGTGGCCGAGACCTGGTATCGTGTGGGCGACTGGACAGGTGGCAGCGCGATCCGCCTGAAACTCGTCACCATGCGCGATAACGTTTTGCTGACTGCCGAGCCGACAGCCATGCTCATCCTTTCCGCCGAAGAGCGACCGGGCGTCGATCCGGTAGTCGCCGTGGCCGACTTTCGCCGCGCTACCGGAGGCCTCGGCGAATGGATGGACCGGGCAGGCTCGTCCCGCTAG
- a CDS encoding XrtA/PEP-CTERM system amidotransferase: MCGIAGIYHTGTIKPVDPARVERMCDVLAHRGPDGSGVWSAPGVALGHRRLSIIDLAGSPQPMHSADERCTIVFNGEIYNFRELRRELEETGAVFRTDGDTEVILAAWERWGEECVSHLNGMFAFALYDRRDRTLFLARDRLGVKPLFLAELSDGSLAFASELKGLLAHPLLRREVDPLAVEDYMTWGYVPDHRSVLKGVAKLPAGTTLLLRHDRPVPEPRRYWDIDFTRRHPGKARDIEAELLHHLKQAVESRMVADVPLGAFLSGGVDSSSVVAFMAEASRKRVTTCSIGFDVASADETTYAEEVARRFNTDHHARTVSADQFEAIDTVAGMFDEPFADASALPTWRVCQLAREHVTVALSGDGADEAFAGYRRQVFHAHEERVRSLIPHGLRRKVLGPLGEAFPKLDWAPRPLRAKATLQSLSGSGAQGYARALAVVGPEQRLGLYGPDLARGVGDYRAEHMLEALMNRAPASSGLDAAQYADLAFWLPGDILTKVDRTSMAVGLEAREPLLDHRLIEFAATLPENLRVRGGQGKFVLKRAMERYLPRDILYRPKQGFVTPIAEWFRGPLAGKARGISKSAMLARTGWFDNDRIAALAEAHIAGRSDHSRLLWQLLMLDRSLARLGIA; this comes from the coding sequence ATGTGCGGCATTGCGGGCATCTATCATACGGGCACCATCAAGCCGGTCGATCCCGCGCGGGTCGAGCGGATGTGCGACGTGCTTGCCCACCGCGGGCCGGACGGATCGGGCGTATGGAGCGCGCCGGGCGTGGCGCTGGGGCACCGTCGCCTGTCGATCATCGACCTCGCCGGATCGCCGCAGCCCATGCATTCGGCGGACGAGCGCTGCACCATCGTATTCAACGGAGAAATATACAATTTCCGCGAGTTGCGGCGCGAGCTCGAGGAAACGGGTGCCGTCTTCCGCACCGATGGGGATACCGAGGTTATCCTCGCCGCGTGGGAGCGGTGGGGGGAGGAGTGCGTCAGCCACCTCAATGGCATGTTCGCCTTTGCGCTGTATGATCGGCGGGATCGCACGCTGTTTCTCGCCCGCGACCGGCTCGGCGTCAAACCGTTGTTCCTGGCGGAGCTGTCGGACGGATCGCTTGCCTTTGCCTCGGAACTGAAGGGCCTGCTTGCCCACCCGCTGCTGCGGCGCGAGGTCGATCCGCTGGCGGTGGAGGACTACATGACCTGGGGTTATGTGCCCGATCACCGCTCTGTTCTTAAGGGCGTTGCGAAGCTTCCCGCCGGGACGACCCTGCTGCTGCGGCACGATCGCCCGGTGCCCGAGCCGCGCCGATATTGGGACATCGATTTCACCCGCCGCCATCCCGGCAAGGCTCGCGATATCGAGGCCGAGCTGCTGCATCACCTGAAGCAGGCGGTCGAAAGCCGCATGGTCGCCGACGTGCCATTGGGTGCGTTCCTGTCTGGCGGCGTGGACAGCTCCAGCGTGGTCGCCTTCATGGCCGAGGCGAGCCGAAAGCGGGTGACCACCTGCTCCATCGGCTTCGACGTCGCCAGCGCCGACGAGACGACCTACGCCGAGGAGGTCGCCCGCCGCTTCAACACCGATCACCACGCCCGCACGGTCAGCGCCGACCAGTTCGAGGCCATCGATACGGTGGCAGGCATGTTCGACGAGCCGTTCGCCGATGCCAGCGCCCTGCCGACCTGGCGCGTCTGCCAGTTGGCGCGCGAGCATGTGACCGTGGCGCTGTCCGGCGACGGGGCAGACGAGGCCTTTGCCGGATACCGCCGCCAGGTGTTTCACGCCCATGAGGAACGGGTTCGCTCGCTTATCCCGCACGGACTGCGCCGCAAGGTGCTGGGTCCGCTGGGCGAGGCCTTTCCCAAGCTCGACTGGGCACCGCGTCCCTTGCGGGCAAAGGCCACCCTGCAATCGCTGTCCGGCAGCGGGGCGCAGGGGTATGCCCGCGCGCTCGCCGTGGTGGGCCCCGAACAGCGCCTTGGACTTTACGGCCCCGATCTCGCGCGCGGCGTAGGCGATTACCGGGCCGAGCACATGCTGGAGGCGCTGATGAACCGCGCGCCGGCGAGTTCCGGCCTGGATGCCGCGCAGTATGCCGACCTCGCGTTCTGGTTGCCCGGAGACATCCTGACCAAGGTCGATCGCACCAGCATGGCGGTCGGGCTGGAGGCGCGTGAGCCGCTGCTCGATCACCGGCTGATCGAATTCGCCGCCACGCTGCCGGAAAACCTCCGGGTGCGGGGCGGGCAGGGCAAGTTCGTGCTGAAAAGAGCGATGGAGCGCTATCTGCCGCGCGATATCCTGTATCGGCCCAAACAGGGCTTCGTGACCCCGATCGCCGAATGGTTCCGCGGGCCGCTGGCGGGCAAGGCGCGCGGTATATCCAAGAGCGCGATGCTGGCGCGCACGGGTTGGTTCGATAACGATCGGATCGCCGCGCTGGCCGAGGCGCATATCGCGGGCCGTTCCGATCATTCGCGGCTGCTGTGGCAACTGCTCATGCTGGACCGATCGCTGGCGCGGCTGGGGATTGCCTAG
- the zapE gene encoding cell division protein ZapE: MSGLLAAYEKLIAAGELRADPDQRRAAERLDRLQRELEADAPTGLLGRLFGKGDASPRGVYMWGGVGRGKSMLMDLFVHTLAIPEKRRVHFHAFMLEVDALLREEREKQAEGPVRRVAKRLAADLKCLAFDEMVVTNTADAAIMARLFTALMEDEGVTVVATSNRPPRDLYKDGLNRSLFLPFIELVERAMDTVPLNGPTDYRLERLGDLDTWHTPLGDAATASVREAFFRLTDYAPEDAANVPSADLDLGGGRSLHVPKSFKGVAVFSFKRLCGENRGAADYLAIARAYHTVILVGVPRMGPDNRNEALRFIKLVDALYEQRVKLFVTAEVAPEDLYQAGDGAFEFARTVSRLKEMQSADYMALGHGPGSGWDASG, translated from the coding sequence CTGAGCGGTCTGCTCGCCGCCTACGAAAAGTTGATCGCGGCAGGCGAACTGCGCGCCGACCCGGACCAGCGCCGGGCGGCCGAGCGGCTCGATCGCCTGCAGCGGGAGCTGGAAGCGGATGCGCCCACCGGCCTGCTGGGCCGCCTGTTCGGCAAGGGCGATGCAAGCCCGCGCGGCGTCTACATGTGGGGCGGCGTGGGTCGCGGGAAATCCATGCTGATGGACCTGTTCGTCCACACACTCGCCATCCCCGAAAAGCGCCGCGTGCATTTTCATGCCTTCATGCTCGAAGTCGACGCGCTGTTGCGCGAGGAGCGGGAGAAGCAGGCCGAAGGCCCGGTGCGCCGCGTGGCGAAGCGGCTGGCGGCCGACCTCAAATGTCTCGCATTTGACGAGATGGTCGTCACCAACACAGCCGATGCCGCCATCATGGCGCGGCTGTTCACCGCGCTTATGGAAGACGAGGGGGTGACGGTGGTGGCTACCAGCAACCGCCCGCCGCGCGATCTTTACAAGGATGGCCTCAACCGTTCGCTGTTTCTGCCCTTCATCGAACTGGTCGAGCGGGCGATGGACACCGTGCCTCTCAATGGGCCGACCGATTACCGGCTGGAGCGGCTGGGCGATCTCGACACCTGGCACACCCCGCTGGGCGACGCCGCTACCGCAAGCGTGCGCGAGGCGTTCTTCCGCCTGACCGACTATGCGCCCGAGGATGCGGCAAACGTGCCCAGCGCAGATCTGGACCTGGGCGGCGGGCGATCCTTGCACGTACCCAAGAGCTTCAAGGGCGTGGCCGTCTTCAGCTTCAAGCGGCTGTGCGGCGAGAACCGCGGTGCGGCCGACTATCTCGCCATCGCCCGCGCCTATCACACCGTCATCCTGGTGGGTGTGCCGCGCATGGGCCCGGACAATCGCAACGAGGCGCTGCGTTTCATCAAGCTGGTCGATGCGCTCTACGAACAACGGGTGAAACTGTTTGTTACGGCAGAGGTAGCGCCGGAGGACCTCTATCAGGCCGGTGACGGCGCCTTCGAATTCGCCCGCACGGTCAGCCGGCTGAAAGAGATGCAGAGCGCCGACTACATGGCCTTGGGCCACGGCCCAGGCAGCGGCTGGGACGCCAGCGGCTAG